A genomic stretch from Leptodactylus fuscus isolate aLepFus1 chromosome 10, aLepFus1.hap2, whole genome shotgun sequence includes:
- the LOC142183225 gene encoding gastrula zinc finger protein XlCGF66.1-like: MDHTTFSGRMKKDRIYMAERIFNITLEIICLLTGEDCTVVNKCGEPVTPSSRSRLTRGWSRTQRSILLDKANNDEKILDLTNKIIELLTGEVSIRCQDITVYFSMEEWEYIEGHKDLYKDIMMEDRQPLTIPGLSEAKNKEKFTSPRNINLTTTDIYVPTQYPSTPINPQSFLGDGENLSDTDIYIQYPTIHIKEESASGEDGNVTDTDMYADNIQLYPTMYIKEESTSCEEGNITDTDTYTEQTHYSSTDQAADTIDSTSEYHSYYPNNLDLHKHDVVQEEPPSIICSECGECFSTDSMLVLHQRIHGGRKIHSCPECGMCFSNSTYLSSHLKTHTIEKPFACSECGKRFANNEDCVKHENAHTVRRPYICNVCGKYFSNNSNRVRHQKIHTDEKPFSCNECGKSFRRKTHLTIHSRVHTGEKPFNCPECGKCFSCSAHLTAHRRIHRREAVFLV; this comes from the exons ATGGATCACACAACTTTCTCAGGAAGGATGAAGAAGGACAGAATTTACATGGCTGAGAGGATATTTAACATCACCCTAGAGATAATCTGTTTGCTTACTGGAGAG GACTGTACAGTCGTGAATAAGTGCGGTGAACCTGTGACACCCAGCAGCCGCTCCCGCTTGACAagaggatggagcaggacccAGAGATCGATTTTATTAGATAAGGCGAACAATGATGAGAAGATCCTGGACCTCACCAATAAAATTATTGAGTtgctgaccggagag GtttctataaggtgtcaggatatcactgtctatttctccatggaggagtgggagtatatagaaggacacaaagatCTGTACAAGGACATCATGATGGAGGACCGTCAGCCCCTTACAAtaccag gtttATCAGAAGCCAAAAATAAGGAGAAATTTACCTCACCGAGAAACATAAACCTCACAACCACGGACATTTATGTACCCACACAATATCCATCTACTCCTATTAATCCGCAGTCTTTCCTGGGTGATGGAGAAAATTTATCAGATActgatatttatatacagtatccgACTATTCATATTAAAGAAGAATCCGCCTCAGGTGAAGATGGAAATGTAACAGACACTGATATGTATGCAGACAATATTCAACTTTATCCTACAATGTACATTAAGGAGGAATCCACCTCTTGTGAAGAAGGAAATATCACCGATACTGACACGTACACTGAGCAGACACACTATTCCTCTACCGACCAAGCAGCGGACACTATAGACAGCACGTCTGAGTATCACAGTTACTATCCCAACAATCTCGATCTTCATAAGCACGACGTTGTACAAGAAGAGCCGCCGTCTATCATATGCTCCGAATGTGGAGAATGTTTTTCCACCGACTCGATGCTCGTTCTTCATCAGAGAATTCACGGAGGGAGAAAGATACATTCTTGCCCAGAATGCGGGATGTGTTTTAGCAACAGCACGTACCTTAGCAGTCACCTAAAAACCCATACTATAGAGAAGCCATTTGCTTGTTCTGAGTGTGGGAAACGCTTTGCCAACAATGAAGATTGCGTGAAGCATGAAAACGCTCACACGGTCAGGAGACCTTATATCTGCAATGTATGCGGAAAATATTTCTCTAACAACTCGAACCGCGTTCGGCACCAGAAAATACATACAGATGAAAAGCCATTTTCCTGCAATGAGTGTGGAAAGAGTTTTAGACGCAAGACACATCTCACCATACATAGTAGGGTccacacaggagaaaagccattCAATTGCCCAGAATGCGGGAAGTGTTTCAGCTGTAGCGCCCACCTTACTGCTCATCGTCGGATTCATAGAAGAGAAGCTGTGTTCTTGGtctga